ACTGTACAACAGTCTTGAGTTTGTCTTTCTGTACATTTGCGCCCACAAAAACGCCGTCAACTACTAGAATCACGTCGGTACGCCGGCTCGGCTAGCGGCCGCGCGCGTCACGATTTGGACCCACGAGAACACGACGTTCCTTCTCTCGGTGAGCGGGCGTGCGAGGGGAGGGAACGGCGCCACCTGTCGAGATGCGAGCCAGCGAGCGTGATTGCGGGATTccggggggggaggggtgtggactcgagagaaaaaaaaaaaaacaaaaacacaatgtcgGGCCTGCGCCTCGGACACCTCGCTAACTCCACTGTATCTTCCACAGATGTACCAAAGCACCGGTCGCAacaccccgcccccccaccaccaccaccattaccccccccccagccccccggAACGAGCACAAACTTTACACCAAAAGGGACGCTTCATTCTAAACCAGAGGTTCTCAAAGTTTTTGGGGTCCGGGGAGCCCTGACGGGGGAAGAACTTTTTCCAACGAGCCCCCTCGTAATCCTAGCTCCAATTAAACATAACTTTGTGCCATGTGATTATTATTTCAACTTGAAAACGTTATAACTCGTTTAATAAAAAGGACTTTAATCAAATTTTATGTCACAGCTATCATGTAACTATCTCTCATCATGCTGAAGACAAAGAAataagtgagttgaggagcttgaTTCGGACAAAggtagtgctttgctgccatttcTTGCTATTTTGGTGCCAAGGACTAtggtgaagtgagttgaagaaTTTCTTTGTACAAAAATAGGGCTTTGTGGCATCTCGGTGCCAAGAAACTACGTTGAAGTTATTAAAGAACTCCATTTAAACATTTCTTGTTGTTAGGAACAATGCTGAAGTGAGTAGAGGCGCTTCATTTAGACCAAAGCAGCGCTTTGACGTCATCTCCTGGCATCTTAGTGATTATATTGAACTGAGTTGAGACCCTGAAGGAAGTGCTTAAACAGGAATATTGGCGAGGTCCAgcgaatactcggttctcgaacgtcttcgttctcgaacaaatcggttatCGAacgaaaatgttgagatttttttttgcatttgttttcgaataaaaattggtactcgaatgcttgcaacaaaacccggaaataacataacgcgcgcggcccgaccagctgacccacgacgcaccTTGTTATCGTGTATAACGctgacgtgggaaatatcgattcggtttttgaacaaatagcTTCTgaaaccgccttctggaacggattgtagtggagaaccgaggttgtCCTGTACTTCCAAGCCGTAAACACTTGGCGAGGGTGCCTTTGGCCGACGTGTACAAGAACCGGAGCGCTAGAAACGTGGCCCGCATGGAGGGATGTCAGATTTACGGTTTGCTATACGTCCAAATCACACCAGAGCTTGAAAATGGTCCAAAGCTAAGATGGTTCTGGGAGTTTGTTTTAGTGCCGCGGAGGTTGCCAACATATGCACAGTAGCGATGCACATTTCTCATTGACACGTTGACGGGTCAGAAAAGCATTTTCTGCTTGTCTACAGCAATATCAGAAGTACTGATGTGCAGTATGTACATTTGGAACCTAAATTCTGATATCGATTCTGTAAAATTGTATTTGGTTTGTCCCCGATagcaatttttcttcatttgtggtGTTttcccagtatatttgtaaaggaaatacggtttggtacgtacatacgccgcagctgcgtaaaagccgcaagtgcccacattgaaacacgagatatttacaaagaaaaacggtacacagtttaacgctagcgccactgcACTAACTCTAACACGAGCGCCGCACTAACGaacgcgctaacgctagcgccgcactaacagggccggtttaaaaaaaatagataccggtaaaaatcactgagacacggcagtaacaggctcggacgggtaaaagtcacttcctcggcacatatattccaccggtctcactcttaccttttccgctcgagtgccccctttcggccgttagaaaaaacgcacaaattagccacatcgccgCCTAAACCGCGTGAAAAAAGCCGCGGCatgttggccggaaattacggggaatacttttttttatgcgGCGGCAAAtctatgtttattttattttgcatccATCAACGCCTGAAGTTTACTTCCGATAAGCCGCTGAAAAACACTTTCTCGTGCAATTCAGGAAAAGCGTTTTCGAAATTTGTTTTGATATCATATTTGGTTAGGACAAACAtttgcgtattttttttttttttactccaggtGTGCACAAACTACAGTTAActctaaataaaaatatatgaataagTTATTGCCGCGGTCTTGAGAAGTAGGGAGTTAGCGGGAATCGACTTGGGAAAAAATATCGTGCATATTAAACAATTACATATCTGCCCAGGTTCTTCAGAATCAGTAGTTCTGGCCTATGTACAGCAACGTGAAATCTATCGGCAAGGTGGCTCTGTGATTGGTTCAGCATTTATTGCAAGTTTTTCACCGAACCCCGGGTTACGGCCCGGGGGGACCACCCCAGGGGTCCGGGGACCCTAGTTTAGGAACCGCTTGTCGTCTAAACGACACACGCACGGGAAAACTAACGACTGTGCGCTTGTCGAGCTTCGAGGGACGTGAGGCGCCGGAGAGCATGCACGTGGCGCCgtggggctaaaaaaaaaaaaacgaagggTTGAAGCCTTGTTGATCACAGAACTCCACGTTTGTCTATGCAAATGTACTCAACACCAGACCAGAGAGGCTCACAACACCGACAATCTCAAGACGAAGAAGCAGAAGACCTCACCATCCCCGGATTAGCTAGCGCCGCGATGATAAACCCGCGCCCGACGACGCGTCGGGCGTCCTCCTGCGAAAATGTTGCCGCGCTGGAAACAAACGGTGGGTGACGGACATTCTCACCGCAGTAACGGCGCCGCCCGGGGCGCACGTCCGGAACTCCCCCCAAGCGGCGGAAGGACGCCGTCGCCGCGCCCTGGAGGGATGACCTCGGGAGTCAAAATGCAGACCCCGGTCCGCTGGTCAAAACTGAACATCTCCTATGGCCCCCCCGGCGCCCCTCTAGAGCCCGGTGAGGTCCACGATGGCCTTGATGAAGATGGTGTCGTCGCGGATGTAAGAGTTTTTGGCGTCCAGTTTGGAGAGCGGGCAGAAGAGCGGGCAGCCGCTGGCGATGTTCATTTCGCTCACGGGCCGCTGGAAGGACGACGAGGTGACGTCGGGCCGGAAGGCGTCTATGATGTGCTCCCGGTTGCTCTGGTCCAGCAGCATCAGGGTCACCTGCGACGCGACAGACAAAGCGCGATAAAGACTTGACAGAATTGTCACAAGGtggcacttttgtttttctcaaatcAAACAATCTGTCAGCCATTTAACACGTTCGCTGCCATTGACGCATTTACAAGGCAAAATGGCGGCAACCGTGTTAACTGCGAAAACTGGCGGTGGTTCATTTTAACGGCAATGAATTATTTACTTATTGATTTGTACTATTCACCTTCTGGTTGAAGGGCCACTTGAGCAGCGCGTCGCTGAGTCCCCGCATCACCACAAAGAACAGGGACAAGTGGCTGCCGCGCCCCGTCCCGTCCCCGTTCAGATAGATCCGCAGACACATTTTGTAGCCATATTTGCTGGTGTAGAAAGCTGCAGGGGAACCAGACGGGATATCGGATAACTACTAGAGGAGGATGCAGTTTCGATTCATTTTCCTAAATATACAGAACCATTTTCATTCGTTTAGAATTGCTGTTCGGAGGCATACGTactagcgtaattcccggcctacagagcgcacctggttataagcctcggcaGACAGAAAGAGTtgaacgctagcacggcgctagggttagcgtggcgctagcgttcaACTCTTTTTGtctaccgaggcttataaccaggtgcgctaacgctagcgccgcatcactgcataaaccgcagggttgaaagcgtgtgaaaaaagtcgcggcttttaggagggaaattacggtacttacttacttacggAAAGTTAATGAAGAAAAACTTTAATGTTGCTTCCACTTAAACGTTACACGCTTCATATTTTAGGAAGATGTCCCTACCTGGCGAGAACATGGCAGGGGCCCGACCGGCAACGGCGTCCTGCCTCTTTTTGGCAAAATCCGAGATCCTCCACACAAAGACGCCGTCGAACGTGGTGGCGGATATTTCCCTTAGCCGACCCTCCATCTCCGCTACCGTCAGGTCCTTCAGGCCCACCGTCCTTTCCAGCTGCCGCACCTGCGAGACCCGTTCTGGAGTCAGTCTAGGGCAGGGGTGTGTGAACATTTTCCTCCGGGGGCCACGTAGAGAAACAAATCCAATGCAAGGGGCTAATCAAACCAAGCTAAGCAATTATACATAGATTTCTAcatgaatttgttttgaaaaaactgCTACATCAATAACAGTCCAGCCTCGGTTCTCCAGCctccccgttctcgaacaaatcggttttcaaacaaaaatgtcaagattttttttgcttctgttttgagCTTAAAATTGGTGCTCAAGCGCcgccaacaaaacccggaaataacataacgcgcggtgtagtttttcttcttatcaaggACTACTGAGGCAAGAAATAGGTCCAAAGTCCTGATCCCAAAGCTATCTGTGCCAAATGgaacgaaatccataattttgtagaacttcatcaccccaataaaGCCGAATGTAGCAGAGCACTGCGAAATTTTGATgttgtgatgagccacttcagaaaagtgcttaaaagacggcagaaacaaaggGCACTAGAAAAAGgggggggcgagtcaccccaaccaaagagatttgatacagtagttgaagcattttattatataaagtatttaaactatacatgtatttctactatgcaggttatgatcaggaaaagctaaaaaaatgctttaaaatgccaaatcttttaggcttggaacgcattatttctttttccattcattgtaatgggaaacatcgattagGTTTTGGGACAactcacttctcgaaccgttttctggaacggatcgtggtctagaaccgaggctgtactgtactttcTTTTGACGTTCACGCCCCTCCGCCGGGCTGACCTTGTTACTCAGAGCCTCGATCTTGTCCTGGTCCAGCTTGTGCTGGCGGTTGCTGGCCTCCATGGTGGTGGCGAAGCGCTCCACCTCTCTGTTCAGGACGCACACCACGTTCTCGAAGGTGCCCGCCTTCACCTCCAGCTCGGTGCAGCGGCGGCCCAGCTCGGCCACCTTGGTCTTCTCGCTGTGGAGCTGCAGTTCCAGGGCCGCGCCCACCGAGCTGGGCAGGGGCGTGAAGGAGGTGGACACGGACAGGGCGGGGGCCAGAGCGGGAGGCGGGGGCAGGGGAGCCGGCGGGCCAGAGCCGGAGGACGAGGAGGCGCCGGCTCCCTGCACGGGAGGcccgcaggaggaggaggaggtggtgctgAGCTGGGAGACCCGGGCCTCCAGTTCCCTGAGGGACTGCTGCAGCTCCACCAGTTTGTGCCCCGCCACCTCCAGACCCTGCGGCTGCAGCCCCTCCATGCTCACCTTCATGCCCATGATGTAGTGCAGCAGCAGGTTGAGGTGCTCGTAAGCGAACGCTCGCTCGTGGTCGTGGGTCTTCTCCTTCTCCACCTGCGGGCCGGAAGGTGCCGGAGGGCGAACGCAAAACTCGGATTAGTCggcgtgcaaactccacacaggcgggtccgggattgaacccgggttctcagaactgtgaggctttaccaactgagccaccgtgcagCTTTACGCCAATATacacatttacaattttttttaaactaacatAACAACATAAGACAAACATAATgttagaaatattttttcacatttttttaaacaaataaatgacaaagtcAATAATACAGTCAAATGTTTTACTTCACTGTTGTAAACATGAAGCgtaaaaaatcaatttcatcaatcttttttttattatcattaatcAGCCAATTAATTGGAAATCAGAATTGTATGCTGTCATATATCGGAAtcagcttgtaaaaaaaaaaaaaaaaattaaaaaaacacattgctgaGTCCCTAGTCCGCATCTCCGAAATGTCACAGGAGGTTCTGCCATTTCGGGTTGAAGCGGCCATTTTAGGGTAGTAAGTCAAGGTACTGGTGTACTCCGGACTCTGGAGAACTTCACCGTGGGTAGGTTTGAATTTTGGAGTGAACGGTTGCCAACACGACAGCgtatacgtgccctgcgattgaccccCGGCCAGCCAAAGTCAACGTGCGCACGCCCCGGCTCGCCCGTGACTCCGACGGAAAATTCAGTTCTTCGGAATTGAGGCGATTCCGTTGAGCAAGACGAGGTCAACTCACCGACATGTCGCAGCCCACGACGTGAAAGCGACACGGCATCCTGAATTTGCTGCAGTACTTGATGTGGTCCACGTACTGGACGAGGTGGCAAAAGGTGTCAGTTGTCGGATCAGGaagtggaaggggggggggactcggAGCTCACCTTCTCCCTCGGTATCTTCTTTTtggcgcagccttcgcagatcATCGGGTATTTAGGGCAGATCTCGTCGTGAGCCTGATGAACAAACGGACGTCTCGTGAAATTGAGCCAAAATTGATTCCCGACGGTCTTATCGTCGCGTTTCTCTTAGCTGCACTGTTTCCGCTAGATCTGGACTCCAGaccgcgggtgtcaaactcaaggcccgggggccagatccggcccgccacatgatgtCACGTGGCCCACAAATGGCAAATCATGTTGATGTTTGTTCAAATcggtgccaaaatttcaaattgtcatcataaatgacaacactGAGAtcttgcaagcatttttgttttacctaaaaaaaaatccatgactGTTGAt
This DNA window, taken from Syngnathoides biaculeatus isolate LvHL_M chromosome 17, ASM1980259v1, whole genome shotgun sequence, encodes the following:
- the LOC133490789 gene encoding TNF receptor-associated factor 2-like, producing the protein MAAQEPSPPSSMESNKPGLPKKILGNKLEDKHLCKSCHNILRRPFQAQCGHRFCSYCFNLAISNGPQKCNACIKEDIFEEATSILKQGCAFPDNAVRREVENLTAVCVNESCSWRGSVKDYELNHEGKCEFMIVPCPSCKERIRFNDQERHSERECPERTLNCKYCKEPFHFKNIKAHDEICPKYPMICEGCAKKKIPREKYVDHIKYCSKFRMPCRFHVVGCDMSVEKEKTHDHERAFAYEHLNLLLHYIMGMKVSMEGLQPQGLEVAGHKLVELQQSLRELEARVSQLSTTSSSSCGPPVQGAGASSSSGSGPPAPLPPPPALAPALSVSTSFTPLPSSVGAALELQLHSEKTKVAELGRRCTELEVKAGTFENVVCVLNREVERFATTMEASNRQHKLDQDKIEALSNKVRQLERTVGLKDLTVAEMEGRLREISATTFDGVFVWRISDFAKKRQDAVAGRAPAMFSPAFYTSKYGYKMCLRIYLNGDGTGRGSHLSLFFVVMRGLSDALLKWPFNQKVTLMLLDQSNREHIIDAFRPDVTSSSFQRPVSEMNIASGCPLFCPLSKLDAKNSYIRDDTIFIKAIVDLTGL